In Erigeron canadensis isolate Cc75 chromosome 1, C_canadensis_v1, whole genome shotgun sequence, a single window of DNA contains:
- the LOC122598329 gene encoding wall-associated receptor kinase 2-like, whose amino-acid sequence MHLQILVAVVLITMMASLGKASAQDGPHCETSCGNVNITFPFGSGPGCYHGPEFLVTCNRTRSDHGPTLFLRASEISITNLSISTGEIEVTSYVAHDCYVSNGLRENTSNVDPSFTLSEFRLSTKNRFVAIGCDTDAYIVGSREGKVYGTGCISVCDENSGITNGTCSGVGCCEMKIPEGVGAFKMFLGSFANHTNISKFNPCSHAFLVNQETNHFNFSSTNLLDFRSVERMPMLLDWAIGNETCDIASQDTKNFLCKGNSECDQEYAGPGYRCHCKQGYAGNPYLKDNCTNKNECQDGNHDCVHRCVDTVGNYTCSCRKGYSGDGRKGGSGCTVKQSLVIMIAICSLIVFILLLILVTWVYVGVKKHKVMMLREKFFKQNGGIMLQQRISKDGGSHNRFKLFTMKELNKATDNYDESNIIGKGGYGTVYKGILSDNKLVAIKKSKLVDQTKTQIEQFINEVVILSQINHRNVVKLIGCCLEAEIPLLVYEFISNGTLSDHIHEESKSVAITWDIRLRIATETAGALSYLHYAASVPIIHRDIKTNNILLDDSYVAKVADFGASKLIPVDQIELETLVRGTLGYLDPEYLQTSQLTDKSDVYSFGVVLVELVTGQKALNFDRPEEERSLAKHFLSSLKDGKLFQVLDEHLQLKELPNEIIQVSRIAERCLRVKGDERPTMKEVATELEGIMASVIQKHPWVQSSANEEEGEHLLKQSANYYAFTDGASGSLSTFDSMSKQITLPAASGR is encoded by the exons TAACAATGATGGCATCTTTAGGGAAAGCGAGTGCTCAAGATGGGCCACATTGTGAAACGTCGTGTGGTAATGTGAATATAACATTTCCTTTTGGTTCAGGTCCAGGATGCTACCACGGTCCCGAGTTTCTTGTTACTTGCAACAGGACCCGTAGCGATCATGGGCCCACACTTTTCTTAAGAGCAAGCGAAATTAGTATTACAAATTTGTCAATAAGCACAGGCGAGATTGAAGTTACATCGTATGTTGCTCATGATTGTTACGTTAGCAATGGGTTAAGAGAGAACACATCCAATGTTGATCCGTCATTCACGTTGTCAGAATTCCGACTATCAACCAAGAACAGGTTTGTCGCCATTGGGTGTGACACCGATGCATATATCGTAGGATCAAGAGAGGGTAAGGTTTATGGTACTGGATGCATTTCTGTTTGTGATGAAAACAGCGGTATCACAAATGGAACATGCTCGGGGGTTGGGTGTTGCGAAATGAAAATCCCAGAAGGAGTGGGCGCTTTTAAGATGTTCCTAGGTAGCTTCGCTAACCATACcaatatatctaagtttaaCCCTTGTAGCCATGCTTTTCTTGTTAACCAAGAGACCAATCATTTCAACTTTTCTTCCACCAATCTTCTCGATTTTCGAAGTGTAGAGAGGATGCCAATGTTACTTGACTGGGCAATCGGGAATGAAACTTGTGACATAGCAAGTCAGGATACAAAAAACTTCTTATGTAAAGGAAACAGTGAATGCGATCAAGAATATGCTGGTCCTGGATATCGTTGTCATTGCAAGCAGGGTTATGCTGGCAACCCTTATCTTAAAGATAACTGCACAA ATAAAAATGAGTGTCAGGACGGAAATCATGATTGCGTGCATAGATGCGTTGATACTGTAGGAAATTATACATGTTCTTGTCGAAAAGGATACTCTGGAGATGGCAGGAAAGGTGGATCCGGTTGCACTGTAAAGCAATCATTAGTTATAATGATTGCcatat GTAGCTTGATTGTTTTCATACTTCTGCTTATACTTGTCACCTGGGTTTATGTGGGAGTCAAGAAGCATAAGGTTATGATGCTCAGGGAAAAATTCTTTAAGCAAAATGGTGGAATAATGTTGCAGCAACGTATTTCTAAAGATGGGGGTTCTCATAACCGGTTCAAATTATTCACTATGAAAGAGCTTAACAAAGCGACTGATAACTATGATGAGAGTAACATTATCGGTAAGGGTGGGTATGGCACAGTTTATAAAGGAATTCTATCTGATAATAAACTAGTTGCCATAAAGAAGTCCAAATTGGTAGATCAAACCAAAACCCAGATAGAGCAATTTATCAATGAAGTTGTTATTCTTTCCCAAATCAatcatagaaatgtggtgaagCTGATTGGATGCTGTTTGGAAGCTGAAATCCCTTTATTGGTTTACGAGTTCATTTCAAATGGCACTCTGTCTGATCATATCCACGAAGAAAGCAAGTCAGTGGCTATTACTTGGGACATCCGGCTGAGAATAGCAACAGAGACAGCTGGAGCTCTTTCATATTTACACTATGCAGCGTCTGTCCCAATCATCCATCGAGATATCAAGACTAATAATATACTTTTAGATGATAGTTATGTAGCGAAAGTGGCtgattttggagcatctaaactAATTCCTGTTGATCAGATTGAGTTGGAAACATTGGTGCGGGGAACACTAGGTTACTTAGATCCAGAATATTTGCAGACCAGTCAACTGACTGATAAAAGCGATGTTTATAGTTTTGGGGTAGTACTAGTGGAACTTGTAACTGGACAGAAAGCTCTCAACTTTGATAGGCCAGAGGAAGAGAGGAGCCTAGCTAAACACTTTTTATCTTCTTTAAAAGATGGGAAACTCTTTCAGGTTCTCGATGAACACTTGCAGCTAAAAGAACTCCCCAACGAGATTATCCAAGTTTCAAGAATCGCAGAAAGATGCTTACGTGTTAAAGGGGATGAAAGGCCCACTATGAAGGAGGTTGCGACAGAGCTGGAAGGAATAATGGCATCAGTGATACAAAAGCATCCTTGGGTGCAAAGTAGTGCAAATGAAGAGGAAGGTGAGCATTTGCTTAAGCAATCTGCCAATTACTACGCGTTCACAGATGGGGCCAGCGGAAGCTTAAGTACTTTTGATAGCATGAGCAAGCAAATTACTTTACCCGCTGCTAGTGGCAGGTGA